The genomic region GCACCGCTCAACCTGTTGGCCTTTTCTGCATAACTCGCCGATGTCGAGTAAACGCGGAAAGTTGTCCTCGCTTGCCGCCGCAAATCGTCGAACAATACCGAAGTTGTTTACGTCGCAAGTCGTTGACCCATAACGCCAGAATCGGGTTATCCACCGAAACGCGGGGCGCTTGTTAACTACTACCACGTATACATACGCGTTTCCTTTGTTTACTTAAGCAAGCGGCCGCAGTGCTCAAAACATCACCCGCATTCAGCCAGCCGCTCGCGGCTATTGCTCGAATGCATTCGCATGGCAGCACGCGCGTCGTCGGCATACTGACGGACGATCGCCTGATAGATCGCGTTATGGTCGTTCAGCACGTTACGCAGCCGTTCGACCTGATCCGTCTAGGCAATCTCGGCCCGACGCAAGCGCGGGCGCGGACCCACGGCGCGTCCATGTGGCTGAGCACATCGTAGAAATAGCGATTGCCGCTCGCCCGCGCGATCTGCAAATGAAACTCGACGTCGTGTTGCAGCACATCGGTGCTGCCGTTCGCGACCTGTTCCTCGAAGCGCTTGAGCGCGCCTGCAATCTGCTTGAGATGCTGCTCGGTTCGGCGTCCAGCGGCGAGCGCGGCGGCAGCGCCTTCGAGATCGATGCGAAATTCGATGACCGCCACGACGTCGAGCAGATCCGACAAGTCCGCGCCCCGCAGACGCACCGCCTCGCGGTCGGCGGGCGCGCGTACGAACGTGCCGACGCCGTGACGCCTTTCGACGATATTTGCCGCCTGCGATCGCGACACCGCCGCGCGCACCACCGAGCGGCTCACCGCGAATTGCTTCATCAGCGCGACTTCGGTCGGGATACTGTCGCCGGGGCGCAGCGCGCCGCGCTCATGTCCTCATCAGGGTTGAGACGACTTTATCGGTGAGACTGGCCGTCTCGATAATGCTTGCTGCGTCGTCGGACATGCGGGAGCGCGCGGCAGTCCGCCGACAGCGATGAAAGGGCGGATGGTCCGGCGACACTGAGTCGGCACACCGCGTATCCGTCAATTCAAGCGGCGCACGCACGAAATAAGATGTCGTACAACACTGCGTAAGGATCACTTCTAAGAGCGACGCCCGGAACAGGCCAGTGCGGGTAAACGCTCCTGTCGTCATCCACGATTTGCCAGTATCTTGTGTTAAGACATCCTATGACTTAATCCGAAAGCACGAGCGGCCACCACAAGGAGGCATCATGCCGTCAACGACACCGTATCAACCGTTGCCAAACGCATTCCGGACCTCGCTGCGCGCGCGGGAGAGGCTGATCGGCTGCTGGATGTCGCTCGCGAGTCCGATCGCGACCGAGATGATCGGCGTCGTCGGATTCGACTGGATGCTGCTCGACGCCGAGCACGCGCCCAACGACGCGCTCACGCTCATCCCGCAACTCATGGCGCTCAAGGACAGCGTGAGCGCGCCGGTCGTGCGGCCGCCCGCGAACGACGCCGTCGCGATCAAGAAGCTGCTGGACTCCGGTTTCGTCAACTTTCTGATTCCGTTCGTCGATACCGCCGCCGATGCAGAGCGTGCCGTCGCGGCGACGCGCTATCCGCCGCAGGGCATTCGCGGCGTGTCGGTCGGGCATCGCGGGAACCGTTACGGCACCGTGGCGGACTACTTCAAAGTGGCAAACGACAACATCAGCGTCGCGGTGCAGATCGAGAGCCGCGCGGCCGTCGATGCCATCGACGAAATCGCCGCGGTCGAAGGCGTCGATGCGCTCTTCGTCGGTCCGTCCGATCTTGCCGCCAACTATGGTCAACTCGGCAACGCGAACCATCCGGACGTGCAGGCGGCCATCGCGCATATCTTCGAGCGCGCGCACGCGGCAGGCAAGGCGACGGGCATTCTCGCGCCCGTCCAGCAGGACGCGGAGCGCTATCTCGCAATGGGCTGTACGCTCGTCGCCGTATGCGCGGATCTCGGCTTGCTCAGGAACGCGGCGCAGGCCGTGAAGCAACACTTCATCGCCCGGTAACGACGAGCCGCGCTCGCCTTCCGGCAAGGAACACAAGGAGCAGACATATGACGACAAAAGCAGGCTTTATCGGACTCGGCATCATGGGACATCCCATGGCGGCGAATCTCGTCAAGAACGGCGTCGAGCTGGCCGCGTTCACACGCAGCGGCGTGCCGGCCGAACTGACGCAAGCGGGCGCCACCGCCTGCAACAGCCCGGCGGAAGTCGCGCAGAAGGCCGACATCGTCTTCCTGATGGTGCCGGACACGCCCGACGTCGAGCGCGTCCTGTTCGGCGAGAACGGCGTCGCGAACGGGCTGCGCGCGGGACAGATCGTCGTCGACATGAGTTCGATCTCGCCCATCGCGACGCGCGAGTTCGCCTCGAAAGTGCGCGAGCGCGGCGCGGACTATCTCGACGCGCCGGTATCCGGCGGCGAGGTCGGCGCGAAGGCGGCATCGCTGACGATCATGGTCGGCGGCGCGCAGGCCACCTTCGACAAAGTGAAGCCGCTCTTCGAGATGATGGGCAAGAACATCTCCCTGATCGGCGATGTCGGCGCGGGCCAGGTCTGCAAGGTCGCGAATCAGGTCATCGTCGCGGCGACGATCGAGGCGGTCGGCGAGGCGCTGCTGCTCGCATCGAAGGCAGGCGTCGATGCGGAAAAAGTCCGCACGGCGCTGATGGGCGGCTTCGCGTCGTCGCGCATTCTGGAAGTCCACGGCGAGCGCATGACCAAGCGCACGTTCAATCCGGGCTTTCGCATCGAGCTGCACCAGAAGGACCTGAATCTGGCGCTTTCGACGGCGCAATCGCTCGGCGTCGCGCTGCCGAACACGGCGACTTGTCAGGCGCTCTTCAACGCGTGCACCGCGCACGGCGGCCAAGCGTGGGATCACTCGGGCATGGTCCGGGCGCTGGAGATTCTGGCCAATCACGAGATCGGGCAGGACGCGAAGTCATAGCGCGCTCGGGGCGTCATTCGCGCATCGGCATCGAGCCGGCGAAAGCCGGCTTTTTCGTTTCCTGATCGTCGCGCAAATGTGCAACGACTGGGGCGTCACCTGGGGCTCGCATTCGAACAAATCACTTCGACGCGTCGCTCGCCATGTTCGCGCACGTCGCCGCCGCCGCGCCAGGCAAGATCACCGCGATCGACACGCACTGGATCTGGCAGGACGGTCAGCGCCTGACGCGCGATCCGCTGGAAATCGTCGGCGCCGGGTCTGGGCGTCGAACTGGACATGACGAAATCGAGAAGGCGCACGCGCTGTATCGGCAGCATGGGCTCGACGACGGCATCGCCATGCAATCTCTGATTCCGAACTGGACGTTCGACAACAACGAGACCATGTCTCGTGCGCTAAACGTCAGGCCGGCTCGTCGAGCCGCTTGATGAGCGCCATCGCGGCGGCGGGGTTCGCGGCCTTGTAGCCGCTGATGACGTACAGATACACGTCGCGCGCCGCTGACTTCTCGGCCGGCCCGCCGACCGTCGGCAAGTCGTCCGGCGCACCGCCCGCCGCCCATTCCTGCGCGCGCGCCGACCAGCGGTCGAGCGCGGCCTTCGGGTAGCCGGTCTTCTGCTTTTCGGTCGTGCCCATGATGCGCGCATAGACGAAGGGCGCGGTCACGTCCGCGATCTGCGGATACTTCGAATCGCCCGCCACGACCACCGCGACGCCGTACTTGCGCACGAGCGCGACGAACGCCGCATCGACGAAACTCTCGTGCCGCACTTCGACGACGTGACGAATCGCGCGGCCTTCCACCGTCGCGGGCAGGAGCTTCAGGAAGCTCTCGAAGTCTTCGGGATCGAAATGCTTGGTCGGTGCGAACTGCCAGTTGATCGGCCCGAGCTTGTCCTTCAGTTCGAGCACGCCGCTCTCGAAAAAGCGCTCGATGGAATCGCCCGCTTCGGCGAGCACCCTCCGATTGGTCGCGTATCGCGGCGCCTTCAGCGAGAACACGAAGTCCTCGGGCGTTTCGTCGTGCCACTTCGCGAAGGTTTCCGGCTTCTGCGTGCGATAGAACGTGCCGTTGACTTCGATGCTCGTTACCGCGCGGCTGGCGAATTCGAGTTCACGCTTGTGCGCGAGGCCTTCCGGATAGAACGTGCCGCGCCACGGCTCGAAGTCCCATCCGCCGATTCCGACACGAATGCGTGCCGCGCTGCCAGTCTTTTTGGTCGCCATGGGGCATCTCCGGTCTCACGCGGTCGCTGTGTGCCACGAGTGTAGCGAACCCGGCACGAACGTGCGCCGCACTGTTCTTCGCCCGATTATTTGCGTCCGACGAGATAGCTCACGCCTTGCGGCCCGAATTGCTCGGAGTGCTCGACATTGGCCGGCAGATGAAAGATGTCCCCCGCGCGATACTGGCGCGCTTCGTCGCCGACGCGAATCGTCAAATCGCCTTCGACGATCAGCGCCTTCGCTTCGAACGGATGCGCGTGCACATCGAGCGCTTCGTTCGGCGCGCGCGTGACGGTCACGACCTGGTTGAAGCCTTCGCGCGAGAGCGCGGCGAGAAAGTCGTCGCGATGCATGTAGCGGGTTCTAGAGAAGATGGAGGGCGCGCCCGGCCTCGGACGGGCGCGCCACGGCAAAGCGCGTTCAGTTGCCGAAGAAGATATCGC from Caballeronia sp. Lep1P3 harbors:
- the garL gene encoding 2-dehydro-3-deoxyglucarate aldolase — its product is MPSTTPYQPLPNAFRTSLRARERLIGCWMSLASPIATEMIGVVGFDWMLLDAEHAPNDALTLIPQLMALKDSVSAPVVRPPANDAVAIKKLLDSGFVNFLIPFVDTAADAERAVAATRYPPQGIRGVSVGHRGNRYGTVADYFKVANDNISVAVQIESRAAVDAIDEIAAVEGVDALFVGPSDLAANYGQLGNANHPDVQAAIAHIFERAHAAGKATGILAPVQQDAERYLAMGCTLVAVCADLGLLRNAAQAVKQHFIAR
- a CDS encoding 2-hydroxy-3-oxopropionate reductase produces the protein MTTKAGFIGLGIMGHPMAANLVKNGVELAAFTRSGVPAELTQAGATACNSPAEVAQKADIVFLMVPDTPDVERVLFGENGVANGLRAGQIVVDMSSISPIATREFASKVRERGADYLDAPVSGGEVGAKAASLTIMVGGAQATFDKVKPLFEMMGKNISLIGDVGAGQVCKVANQVIVAATIEAVGEALLLASKAGVDAEKVRTALMGGFASSRILEVHGERMTKRTFNPGFRIELHQKDLNLALSTAQSLGVALPNTATCQALFNACTAHGGQAWDHSGMVRALEILANHEIGQDAKS
- a CDS encoding cupin domain-containing protein, with product MHRDDFLAALSREGFNQVVTVTRAPNEALDVHAHPFEAKALIVEGDLTIRVGDEARQYRAGDIFHLPANVEHSEQFGPQGVSYLVGRK
- a CDS encoding DUF72 domain-containing protein; the protein is MATKKTGSAARIRVGIGGWDFEPWRGTFYPEGLAHKRELEFASRAVTSIEVNGTFYRTQKPETFAKWHDETPEDFVFSLKAPRYATNRRVLAEAGDSIERFFESGVLELKDKLGPINWQFAPTKHFDPEDFESFLKLLPATVEGRAIRHVVEVRHESFVDAAFVALVRKYGVAVVVAGDSKYPQIADVTAPFVYARIMGTTEKQKTGYPKAALDRWSARAQEWAAGGAPDDLPTVGGPAEKSAARDVYLYVISGYKAANPAAAMALIKRLDEPA